The following proteins come from a genomic window of Sander vitreus isolate 19-12246 chromosome 14, sanVit1, whole genome shotgun sequence:
- the eppk1 gene encoding LOW QUALITY PROTEIN: epiplakin (The sequence of the model RefSeq protein was modified relative to this genomic sequence to represent the inferred CDS: deleted 1 base in 1 codon) — protein MDSKQNGHTEVHGPVAGIFLEKTREKITIYQAMKKRLLKPGTALALLEAQAATVGIVDPINNQILPVADAVKEGIVGPEMKEKLLTAEKAVRGYLDPYTNQMISVYQAMQKDLVSRDYGLRLLEAQIATQGLFDPVEKSNISVESAIQKGYYEKGLLNDQMSELKVFYNPSLQENLNYHNLLEKCTVEPDTGLLLLPVCITFKGLRRGISSTELLASKIIDKETFDDLQKGKTTTQDVMLMETVKEYLNGKGSIAGIAILSSNQRMSIYQAMKKGILMPGTALVLLEAQAATGFMIDPIENKTFTVDEAIKNKVFGPEFHAKLRSAERAVTGYKDPYSGETISLFQAMEKELIIQEHGIRLLEAQIATGGIIDPINSHRLPTEVAFKRGYFNEEMNAILEHPGDDTKGFFDPNTEDNLTYLQLMERCVIDPITGLCLLPIHGKSDKLNFNFIDNQTKMAFKEEKVNVVCGKYMGKTVSLWELLMSEYFDEHQRRDIIQKYREGKLNIKTIITTVLEIIENSVKTTNVIFEGIRENVTAKQLEEADIISKEVLEDLKKGKVSVKDVIKDENVNMYLQGKDSIAGILLPDSQIMTIYQAKQKGKLMPGTALILLEAQAATGFIIDPIGNRKFSVDDAVKAKIVGPDVCHKLRSAEKAVTGYKNPYDGKIISLFQAMQKDLILKDHGIRLLEAQIATGGIIDPVNSHRIPVHVAYKKGYFNEEMNEILIDPSDDTKGFFDPNTLENLTYLQLMARCVRDPSTGLCLLPLKSKSNKISIDDNIRETFKTTTVTVKYGRFNGKHTTLWDLINSEYLTEDKRQEFFKLFKSRKITVEQLIVTILEIIESKEIKRQAGLNIKGLRGQVSVVDLLELEIVDEKTYNSLVEGKMTSTDVMKMDSVRAYLQGKSCVAGVILQPSNQKLSIYEAQRVGILTPGTALCLLEAQAATGFIVDPLKNQKLTVEQALREKVIGPEMHDKLLSAERAVTGYIDPYTGQKISLFQALQKDLIIKQHGIRLLEAQLATGGIIDPLKCLHLPLKVAYRKGYFDAEFYQILSDPTDDTKGFFDPKTQHNLTYMEMLGRCVKDEETGLLLLSMNDKPKTTETKANMYTNTEIKQEFEKTAVSILVGRYSGKSVSLWDLIHSGYFTEDQQLEFFDKYRTRKTSTQTIITLVISTIEKLESETHKTIMGLRKPVSAQQLLDSDIIDADTFKQVKDGKLPLEEVIKREPVRGYLKGTGSIAGIKVHPSQKVMSIYEAKKEDLLTPGTALVLLEAQAATGWVIDPLKNKFYAVDEAAREKVIGPDVHEQLLSAERAVTGYKDPYTDATISLFEAMDEQLIARSDGIRLLEAQIATGGIIDPNQSHRLPVHVAIKKGYLDEEISKILLNPTDDAKGFFDPNTKENLTYLQLIKRCEKDPETGLLLLSLYQEESHVFHTDEQIELAFKNKPIAMDAGKFKNKKVTLWEVLVSEYISEQKREQLIQQYKTKTMTIEEIIEILTVIITEVSSKERKFKGLRKQVSASELYESKIISKELFTQIIQGKVTEENVNKMESIQKYLGATNCIAGVRVESTKKVMSIYEAKMKSLLTPGTSLVLLEAQAATGFVIDPVNNKKLSVEEAVAQGVVGSEWKKKLLSAERAVTGYKDPYTGNTISLFQALKKDLIVKDHGIRLLEAQIATGGIIDPVHSHRVPVQIAYQRGYFDEEMHEILSDPDDDTKGFFDPNTQDNLTYLQLIERCVTDPITGLSLLVIAKKGIQNFHGIRKDVTANELLESKIINEDLYKNLTAGKVTVTEVSEMDSVRKYLKGTNSIAGVYLQSTKETLSIYEAKSKGLLTPGTSLVLLEAQAATGFVIDPVNNKRLSVEEAVAQRVVGSEWKNKLLSAERAVTGYRDPHTGNTISLFQALKKDLIVKDHGIRLLEAQIATGGIIDPVHSHRVPVQVAYTRGYFDEEMNKILSDPDDDTKGFFDPNTQENLTYLQLVERCVTDPITGLSLLVIAKKGEFYFFVDEATKLILKSTMTTRAGGKYHGTSVSLWDLLYSKYITEEKRRELVQQYKSGSITIERFLEIILTIIQQQTTTTSSSSLVMCQPPETKVDSSTTTITTTVTETTEVQNFHGIRKDVTANELLESKIINEDLYKNLTAGKVTVTEVSEMDSVRKYLKGTNSIAGVYLQSTKETLSIYEAKSKGLLTPGTSLVLLEAQAATGFVIDPVNNKKLSVEEAVAQRVVGSEWKNKLLSAERAVTGYKDPYTGNTISLFQALKKDLIVKDHGIRLLEAQIATGGIIDPVHSHRVPVQVAYTRGYFDEEMNKILSDPDDDTKGFFDPNTQENLTYLQLVERCVTDPITGLSLLVIAKKGEFYFFVDEATKLILKSTMTTRAGGKYHGTSVSLWDLLYSKYITEEKRRELVQQYKSGSITIERFLEIILTIIQQQTTTTSSSSLVMCQPPETKVDSSTTTITTTVTETTEVQNFHGIRKDVTANELLESKIINEDLYKNLTAGKVTVTEVSEMDSVRKYLKGTNSIAGVYLQSTKETLSIYEAKSKGLLTPGTSLVLLEAQAATGFVIDPVNNKRLSVEEAVAQRVVGSEWKNKLLSAERAVTGYKDPYTGNTISLFQALKKDLIVKDHGIRLLEAQIATGGIIDPVHSHRVPVQVAYTRGYFDEEMNKILSDPDDDTKGFFDPNTKENLTYLQLVERCVTDPITGLSLLPLHR, from the exons ATGGACTCTAAGCAAAATGGCCACACAGAAGTCCACGGACCTGTGGCTGGCATCTTCCTGGAAAAAACAAGGGAGAAGATAACCATATATCAAGCCATGAAGAAACGTCTGCTTAAGCCAGGAACAGCATTAGCCCTGCTTGAAGCACAAGCGGCCACAGTAGGTATCGTAGACCCAATTAACAATCAAATACTTCCTGTTGCAGATGCTGTTAAGGAGGGAATAGTTGGCCCGGAAATGAAAGAGAAACTCCTCACAGCAGAGAAAGCTGTCAGGGGCTATTTAGACCCCTACACAAACCAAATGATATCTGTATATCAAGCTATGCAAAAAGATTTAGTTTCAAGAGATTATGGATTGAGGCTGCTGGAAGCACAAATAGCCACACAAGGCTTGTTTGATCCTgttgaaaagtcaaatatttcagTTGAATCTGCAATTCAAAAGGGCTACTATGAAAAAGGTTTGCTCAATGACCAGATGTCAGAGCTGAAAGTATTCTACAATCCAAGCTTGCAAGAAAATCTTAACTACCACAACCTGCTAGAGAAATGCACGGTGGAGCCTGACACAGGCTTGTTGCTCCTTCCTGTTTGCATAACCTTCAAAGGTCTGCGAAGAGGTATTTCCTCCACTGAACTTCTTGCATCAAAGATCATTGACAAAGAAACATTTGATGACCTACAGAAGGGAAAGACCACTACACAGGATGTGATGTTGATGGAAACGGTTAAAGAGTACCTGAATGGCAAAGGCAGTATCGCAGGCATTGCTATACTCTCGTCCAATCAGAGAATGAGCATTTATCAAGCCATGAAGAAAGGCATACTGATGCCTGGAACAGCACTCGTTCTACTGGAGGCACAAGCTGCGACTGGATTCATGATTGATCCTATAGAAAACAAAACGTTCACTGTGGATGAGGCCATCAAAAACAAAGTTTTTGGCCCAGAATTTCACGCAAAGCTGCGTTCTGCTGAGCGAGCAGTTACTGGATACAAAGACCCATACTCAGGTGAAACTATATCTCTGTTTCAAGCAATGGAAAAAGAACTCATCATTCAGGAACATGGAATACGCCTACTTGAGGCGCAAATCGCTACAGGTGGAATAATAGACCCGATCAACAGTCATAGACTACCAACGGAAGTGGCCTTCAAGAGAGGTTATTTCAATGAAGAAATGAATGCCATACTAGAGCATCCAGGGGATGACACGAAGGGTTTCTTTGACCCAAACACAGAAGATAATCTAACTTACCTTCAGCTGATGGAAAGGTGTGTCATTGATCCCATCACTGGACTGTGCCTCCTTCCTATCCATGGTAAGTCAGACAAGCTGAATTTCAACTTTATTGACAATCAAACTAAAATGGCCTTCAAAGAGGAGAAGGTAAATGTGGTATGTGGAAAGTACATGGGGAAGACAGTATCTCTGTGGGAACTCCTGATGTCAGAATACTTTGATGAACACCAGAGGCGAGACATCATTCAAAAGTACAGAGAAGGGAAGCTCAATATCAAGACCATTATCACAACGGTTCTGGAAATCATAGAAAATTCtgtgaaaacaacaaatgtcaTCTTTGAAGGCATCAGAGAAAACGTCACAGCCAAACAGCTTGAGGAAGCAGATATCATAAGTAAGGAGGTTCTGGAGGATCTGAAAAAGGGAAAAGTGTCAGTGAAGGATGTGATAAAAGATGAAAATGTCAATATGTACCTACAGGGTAAAGACAGCATCGCAGGCATTCTGCTTCCTGATTCTCAAATCATGACCATCTACCAGGCCAAACAAAAAGGAAAGCTGATGCCAGGAACTGCTCTGATTCTACTGGAAGCACAGGCAGCAACAGGGTTCATAATTGACCCTATTGGAAACAGGAAGTTTTCAGTGGATGATGCTGTCAAAGCCAAGATAGTGGGTCCTGATGTGTGTCACAAATTGCGCTCAGCAGAGAAAGCGGTCACTGGGTACAAGAATCCATATGATGGCAAAATAATCTCTTTGTTCCAAGCCATGCAAAAAGATCTCATCCTAAAAGACCATGGGATTCGGCTCCTGGAAGCACAAATTGCGACCGGTGGGATTATTGACCCAGTGAACAGCCATCGCATTCCTGTCCATGTGGCCTATAAGAAGGGATACTTTAATGAGGAAATGAATGAGATCCTGATTGATCCAAGTGATGACACCAAAGGATTCTTTGATCCCAACACCCTTGAGAACCTGACATACTTGCAACTCATGGCTAGATGTGTCAGAGATCCCAGTACAGGTCTGTGCCTCTTGCCACTCAAAAGCAAAAGTAACAAAATTTCCATAGATGATAACATAAGGGAAacgttcaaaacaacaacagttacCGTTAAGTATGGCAGGTTTAATGGCAAGCACACAACACTGTGGGATCTTATCAATTCAGAGTATCTGACTGAGGACAAAAGACAGGAGTTTTTCAAGCTCTTCAAGTCAAGGAAAATCACAGTTGAGCAACTCATTGTCACCATTTTAGAGATCATTGAGAGTAAGGAGATAAAACGGCAAGCAGGACTGAACATTAAAGGTCTCAGAGGACAGGTCTCTGTTGTGGATCTTTTGGAGCTTGAAATTGTGGAtgaaaaaacatacaacagttTGGTCGAGGGAAAGATGACAAGCACTGATGTGATGAAAATGGACAGTGTGAGAGCCTACCTACAAGGGAAAAGTTGTGTGGCTGGGGTGATACTACAACCCTCAAATCAGAAGCTGAGCATCTATGAGGCACAGAGAGTTGGCATTCTCACACCTGGCACTGCTCTTTGCCTCCTTGAAGCACAAGCAGCCACAGGTTTCATTGTTGATCCTTTGAAAAACCAAAAACTGACAGTGGAGCAAGCTCTCAGAGAGAAGGTAATTGGTCCAGAGATGCATGACAAGCTTTTGTCTGCAGAGAGGGCTGTCACTGGTTACATAGATCCATACACTGGTCAAAAGATCTCACTTTTCCAAGCTTTGCAAAAGGATCTAATTATCAAGCAGCATGGCATCCGTTTACTTGAAGCCCAGCTTGCTACAGGTGGAATCATTGATCCTTTGAAGTGTCTTCACTTACCCCTTAAGGTTGCATACAGGAAAGGATATTTTGATGCGGAATTTTATCAGATCCTATCAGACCCAACTGATGACACAAAGGGCTTTTTTGATCCAAAGACACAACACAATCTGACATACATGGAGATGTTGGGTAGATGTGTAAAAGATGAGGAAACAGGACTGCTTCTGCTGTCAATGAATGACAAACCGAAAACTACAGAAACAAAGGCAAACATGTACACTAACACTGAGATAAAGCAAGAGTTTGAAAAGACAGCTGTGAGCATATTGGTAGGACGGTACTCAGGAAAATCTGTTTCTCTATGGGACTTGATCCACTCTGGGTATTTTACAGAGGATCAGCAGCTTGAATTCTTTGATAAATACAGAACAAGGAAGACAAGCACACAAACCATAATCACATTAGTGATTTCCACCATTGAAAAACTGGAGAGTGAAACACACAAAACGATAATGGGCCTGAGAAAACCTGTCTCTgctcaacaactactggattCTGATATCATTGATGCAGATACATTCAAACAGGTGAAAGACGGAAAACTCCCTCTTGAAGAAGTGATCAAACGTGAGCCTGTGAGAGGATACCTGAAGGGAACCGGAAGCATTGCTGGAATTAAGGTTCATCCATCCCAGAAAGTAATGAGCATATATGAAGCAAAGAAGGAAGATCTGTTGACACCTGGCACTGCACTTGTACTGCTTGAAGCGCAGGCTGCAACAGGATGGGTGATCGATCCTTTAAAAAACAAGTTCTATGCTGTTGATGAGGCAGCAAGAGAGAAAGTAATCGGACCAGATGTACATGAGCAACTTCTCTCAGCCGAACGAGCAGTCACTGGCTACAAAGATCCATACACAGATGCAACCATATCACTGTTTGAAGCCATGGATGAACAGCTGATTGCAAGAAGTGATGGCATTCGTCTTCTCGAGGCACAGATAGCAACTGGAGGAATCATTGACCCAAATCAAAGTCACAGGCTACCTGTTCATGTTGCTATTAAAAAGGGATATCTAGATGAAGAAATAAGCAAAATTCTGTTGAACCCGACTGATGATGCAAAGGGATTCTTTGATCCAAACACCAAAGAAAACCTCACTTACCTTCAGCTGATAAAGCGATGCGAGAAGGATCCAGAAACTGGGCTACTTCTTCTATCCCTGTATCAAGAGGAATCCCATGTATTTCACACAGATGAGCAAATAGAGCTTGCTTTCAAAAATAAACCGATCGCAATGGATGCTggaaaatttaaaaacaaaaaggtgacattgTGGGAAGTGCTGGTCTCTGAATACATATCAGAACAAAAAAGGGAGCAGCTCatacaacaatacaaaacaaaaaccatgACAATAGAGGAGATCATTGAAATACTCACTGTTATCATTACTGAGGTATCATCCAAAGAAAGAAAGTTCAAAGGACTAAGAAAGCAGGTCTCAGCCAGTGAGTTGTATGAGTCAAAGATTATCTCAAAGGAACTTTTCACACAGATTATACAAGGAAAGGTAACTGAAGAGAATGTTAACAAAATGGAATCGATTCAGAAGTACCTTGGAGCTACAAACTGTATAGCAGGTGTCAGAGTTGAATCTACAAAGAAAGTTATGAGCATCTACGAAGCCAAAATGAAAAGCCTGCTGACCCCTGGTACATCTCTTGTGCTGCTGGAGGCACAAGCTGCCACTGGTTTTGTCATCGATCCAGTGAACAACAAAAAACTTTCTGTAGAGGAAGCTGTGGCTCAAGGAGTGGTTGGCAGTGAGTGGAAAAAGAAACTGCTTTCAGCAGAAAGGGCTGTTACTGGGTACAAAGATCCCTACACTGGAAAcacaatttctttgttccagGCCTTGAAAAAAGATCTTATTGTGAAAGATCATGGAATCCGTCTCCTTGAAGCACAAATTGCCACAGGAGGCATAATTGACCCAGTCCACAGTCACAGAGTGCCTGTACAAATAGCATACCAAAGAGGTTACTTTGATGAAGAAATGCATGAGATTCTGTCTGACCCTGATGATGACACCAAGGGCTTCTTTGATCCCAACACTCAAGATAACCTTACCTATCTCCAGCTGATTGAGAGATGTGTCACAGATCCCATCACAGGCCTTAGCTTACTGGTGATTGCAAAGAAAGGga TTCAAAACTTCCATGGAATCAGAAAGGATGTCACTGCCAATGAGTTGCTTGAATCAAAAATCATCAATGAGGACCTCTACAAAAATCTTACTGCTGGAAAAGTCACAGTGACAGAAGTAAGTGAAATGGACTCAGTACGTAAGTACTTAAAGGGAACTAACAGCATTGCAGGAGTGTACCTGCAGTCCACCAAAGAGACCCTGAGTATATATGAAGCCAAAAGCAAAGGCCTGCTAACTCCTGGTACTTCTCTGGTTCTGCTGGAAGCCCAAGCTGCCACTGGCTTTGTTATCGACCCAGTAAACAACAAGAGACTTTCTGTAGAGGAAGCTGTGGCTCAAAGAGTGGTTGGCAGTGAGTGGAAAAATAAACTGCTTTCAGCAGAAAGGGCTGTTACAGGATACAGAGATCCCCACACTGGAAACACAATTTCGTTGTTCCAAGCCTTGAAAAAAGATCTTATTGTGAAAGATCATGGAATTCGTCTCCTTGAAGCACAAATTGCCACAGGAGGCATAATTGACCCAGTGCACAGTCACAGAGTGCCTGTTCAGGTAGCATATACAAGAGGTTACTTTGATGAAGAAATGAACAAGATTCTGTCTGACCCCGATGATGACACCAAGGGCTTCTTTGACCCCAACACCCAAGAGAACCTCACCTATCTTCAGCTGGTTGAGAGGTGTGTCACAGATCCCATCACAGGCCTTAGCTTACTGGTGATTGCAAAGAAAGGCgagttttatttctttgttgatGAGGCAACAAAACTCATTTTGAAATCTACAATGACAACCAGAGCAGGAGGGAAATACCATGGCacatcagtgtctctgtgggaTCTGCTCTACTCCAAATACATCActgaggagaagaggagagagctTGTGCAACAGTACAAGTCTGGATCAATCACAATTGAACGCTTCTTGGAAATTATCCTGACAATCATTCAGCAGCAGACCACAACAACCTCATCGTCATCACTTGTCATGTGCCAACCACCAGAAACAAAAGTGGATAGCAGCACAACTACCATCACCACTACAGTTACAGAGACAACTGAAGTTCAAAACTTCCATGGAATCAGAAAGGATGTCACTGCCAATGAGTTGCTTGAATCAAAAATCATCAATGAGGACCTCTACAAAAATCTTACTGCTGGAAAAGTCACAGTGACAGAAGTAAGTGAAATGGACTCAGTACGTAAGTACTTAAAGGGAACTAACAGCATTGCAGGAGTGTACCTGCAGTCCACCAAAGAGACCCTGAGTATATATGAAGCCAAAAGCAAAGGCCTGCTAACTCCTGGTACTTCTCTGGTTCTGCTGGAAGCCCAAGCTGCCACTGGCTTTGTTATCGACCCAGTAAACAACAAGAAACTTTCTGTAGAGGAAGCTGTGGCTCAAAGAGTGGTTGGCAGTGAGTGGAAAAATAAATTGCTTTCAGCAGAAAGGGCTGTTACAGGATACAAAGATCCCTACACTGGAAACACAATTTCGTTGTTCCAAGCCTTGAAAAAAGATCTTATTGTGAAAGATCATGGAATTCGTCTCCTTGAAGCACAAATTGCCACAGGAGGCATAATTGACCCAGTGCACAGTCACAGAGTGCCTGTTCAGGTAGCATATACAAGAGGTTACTTTGATGAAGAAATGAACAAGATTCTGTCTGACCCCGATGATGACACCAAGGGCTTCTTTGACCCCAACACCCAAGAGAACCTCACCTATCTTCAGCTGGTTGAGAGGTGTGTCACAGATCCCATCACAGGCCTTAGCTTACTGGTGATTGCAAAGAAAGGCgagttttatttctttgttgatGAGGCAACAAAACTCATTTTGAAATCTACAATGACAACCAGAGCAGGAGGGAAATACCATGGCacatcagtgtctctgtgggaTCTGCTCTACTCCAAATACATCActgaggagaagaggagagagctTGTGCAACAGTACAAGTCTGGATCAATCACAATTGAACGCTTCTTGGAAATTATCCTGACAATCATTCAGCAGCAGACCACAACAACCTCATCGTCATCACTTGTCATGTGCCAACCACCAGAAACAAAAGTGGATAGCAGCACAACTACCATCACCACTACAGTTACAGAGACAACTGAAGTTCAAAACTTCCATGGAATCAGAAAGGATGTCACTGCCAATGAGTTGCTTGAATCAAAAATCATCAATGAGGACCTCTACAAAAATCTTACTGCTGGAAAAGTCACAGTGACAGAAGTAAGTGAAATGGACTCAGTACGTAAGTACTTAAAGGGAACTAACAGCATTGCAGGAGTGTACCTGCAGTCCACCAAAGAGACCCTGAGTATATATGAAGCCAAAAGCAAAGGCCTGCTAACTCCTGGTACTTCTCTGGTTCTGCTGGAAGCCCAAGCTGCCACTGGCTTTGTTATCGACCCAGTAAACAACAAGAGACTTTCTGTAGAGGAAGCTGTG